In the genome of Candidatus Microbacterium phytovorans, one region contains:
- a CDS encoding SDR family oxidoreductase, with the protein MSDPRHAHHEGGFPDQEQDQPGLTSETRPTPDHGEHTYRGSGRLDGRRALITGGDSGIGRAVAIAFAREGADVAIAHLPEEQEDADATLALIEQAGRRGLAFAGDVRDEQFSTSIVTDTAEAFGGLDIVVLNAAYQKDRDGIGTLETAEFDRVFQTNLYAMLYSARAAVPLLKPGASIIVTSSIQASNPSAGLIDYAMTKAAQVAFVKAAAEELGESGIRVNAVAPGPIWTPLIPATGWDAERLATFGEDTPLGRAGQPAELAGAYVYLASDDASFVSGAVLPVTGGKGL; encoded by the coding sequence ATGAGCGATCCCCGGCACGCACACCACGAGGGCGGCTTCCCCGACCAGGAGCAGGACCAGCCCGGACTCACGTCGGAGACCAGGCCGACGCCCGACCACGGCGAGCACACCTACCGCGGCAGCGGACGCCTCGACGGTCGACGTGCACTCATCACGGGCGGCGACTCGGGCATCGGGCGCGCGGTGGCGATCGCGTTCGCCCGCGAGGGTGCCGACGTCGCGATCGCGCACCTGCCGGAGGAGCAGGAGGATGCCGATGCGACCCTCGCCCTGATCGAGCAGGCGGGTCGGCGCGGGCTCGCGTTCGCCGGCGACGTGCGCGACGAGCAGTTCTCCACCTCGATCGTCACCGACACGGCGGAGGCGTTCGGCGGACTCGACATCGTCGTTCTCAACGCGGCGTATCAGAAGGACCGCGACGGCATCGGCACCCTCGAGACGGCGGAGTTCGACCGCGTGTTCCAGACGAACCTGTACGCGATGCTGTACTCGGCGCGTGCGGCGGTGCCGCTCCTGAAGCCCGGCGCATCGATCATCGTCACGTCGTCTATCCAGGCGTCGAACCCGTCGGCGGGCCTCATCGACTACGCCATGACGAAGGCGGCGCAGGTCGCGTTCGTGAAGGCCGCCGCCGAGGAGCTGGGGGAGTCTGGCATCCGTGTCAACGCCGTCGCTCCGGGCCCGATCTGGACGCCGCTGATCCCTGCGACGGGGTGGGATGCCGAGCGCCTCGCGACGTTCGGCGAGGACACTCCGCTGGGTCGTGCGGGGCAGCCGGCCGAACTCGCCGGTGCGTACGTCTACCTCGCCTCGGATGACGCGAGCTTCGTCTCCGGTGCGGTGCTTCCGGTCACGGGCGGGAAGGGGCTGTAG
- a CDS encoding FAD-dependent oxidoreductase yields MGTTVFERMPAPASVVSHSLTGTRTGSFWIDDLPAALRPDRPPLRGEHGADLVIVGAGYTGLWTALLAKLRDPDRRVVVVEANRTGWAASGRNGGFCEASLTHGHENGARRWPDEIDTLERLGLENLDAIESTVGELGLDVQFERTGQLAPAVEPHQLAWLDEWREEAAGDPDIVYLDEASVRASVASPTYLAAMWEKNTCALVHPARLAAELARAAEERGVVIFERSRVKALETTSTGVSVLTDGGRVDALHAVLATNVFPSLLRRNRLMTVPVYDYALMTEPLSPEQWDAIGWRDRQGIGDMANQFHYYRPSQDGRILFGGYDALYHYGRRVDPRYEDRPDVWEKLASHFFTTFPQLEGLRFSHQWAGAIDSSTQFTAFFGTARGGRVAYAAGFTGLGVGSTRFAGDVMLDLLDDVDSERTSLKMVRTRPLPFPPEPAAALGIQATRWSMDRADHNGGRRNLLLKTLDALGLGFDS; encoded by the coding sequence GTGGGAACCACCGTCTTCGAACGGATGCCGGCGCCGGCATCCGTCGTTTCGCACAGCCTCACCGGCACCCGCACCGGGTCGTTCTGGATCGACGACCTGCCCGCGGCCCTCCGACCCGACCGGCCGCCACTGCGCGGCGAGCACGGCGCCGACCTCGTCATCGTCGGCGCGGGCTACACGGGCCTGTGGACCGCCCTGCTCGCGAAGCTCCGCGACCCCGACCGTCGCGTCGTCGTCGTCGAGGCCAACCGCACCGGCTGGGCCGCGTCGGGTCGCAACGGCGGCTTCTGCGAGGCGAGCCTCACGCACGGACACGAGAACGGCGCGCGCCGCTGGCCCGACGAGATCGACACGCTCGAACGCCTGGGCCTCGAGAACCTCGACGCGATCGAGTCGACCGTCGGTGAGCTGGGCCTCGACGTGCAGTTCGAGCGCACCGGGCAGCTGGCTCCGGCGGTCGAGCCGCACCAGCTCGCGTGGCTCGACGAATGGCGCGAGGAGGCCGCGGGCGACCCCGACATCGTCTACCTCGACGAGGCATCCGTGCGCGCCTCCGTCGCCTCTCCCACGTATCTCGCGGCGATGTGGGAGAAGAACACGTGCGCACTCGTGCACCCCGCGCGGCTCGCCGCCGAGCTCGCACGCGCCGCGGAGGAGCGCGGCGTCGTGATCTTCGAGCGCTCCCGCGTGAAGGCGCTCGAGACCACGAGCACCGGGGTGTCGGTCCTCACCGACGGGGGACGCGTCGACGCCCTCCACGCCGTGCTCGCGACCAACGTGTTCCCGTCGCTGCTGCGCCGCAACCGCCTCATGACGGTGCCCGTCTACGACTACGCCCTCATGACGGAGCCGCTGTCGCCCGAGCAGTGGGATGCCATCGGCTGGCGCGATCGTCAGGGCATCGGCGACATGGCCAACCAGTTCCACTACTACCGGCCGTCGCAGGACGGTCGCATCCTCTTCGGCGGCTACGACGCGCTCTACCACTACGGGCGGCGCGTCGACCCCCGCTACGAGGACCGTCCCGACGTGTGGGAGAAGCTCGCGAGCCACTTCTTCACGACGTTCCCCCAGCTGGAGGGACTGCGCTTCAGCCACCAGTGGGCGGGAGCGATCGACAGCTCGACGCAGTTCACGGCGTTCTTCGGCACGGCCCGCGGCGGCCGCGTCGCCTACGCGGCGGGGTTCACAGGGCTGGGCGTCGGCTCGACCCGGTTCGCCGGCGACGTCATGCTCGATCTCCTCGACGACGTCGACTCGGAGCGCACGTCGCTCAAGATGGTGCGCACGCGGCCGCTGCCGTTCCCGCCCGAACCGGCCGCCGCTCTCGGCATCCAGGCGACGCGATGGTCGATGGACCGCGCCGACCACAACGGGGGCCGCCGCAACCTGCTGCTGAAGACCCTGGACGCGCTCGGCCTCGGCTTCGACTCGTGA
- a CDS encoding ABC transporter ATP-binding protein: MAAHTRHRGAGSGARVTSAPETTIDRPGSAEPAKAGAVVLDGITKHYGEQLAVDDLSLTIEPGEFISLLGPSGCGKTTTLRMIAGFEHPDAGDIFISGRSVLGSPPFKRDVNTVFQAYALFPHMSVAENIAYGMQQRRTPKSEVRERVTAALDLVQMRRFADRKPTQLSGGQQQRIALARALVNRPSVLLLDEPLGALDRQLREEMQLELKLLQSRLGITFVFVTHDQGEALSMSDRIAIMREGRIEQLADADTVYARPSSAYVAAFVGQQNFFRGTLTGGDAVASPHVVVRSATPLAGSGNAEAAVRPENVRVAAAPADAGAATDTNSVRGELIGVSHLGETMQYLVRLGEDQSLIARRPTPDAPNLRVGDAVVCTWSPEHVLLFPADDAATDGGYIAPPTE, encoded by the coding sequence ATGGCCGCACACACGCGCCACCGCGGCGCGGGGAGCGGAGCACGCGTGACGTCGGCACCCGAAACGACGATCGACCGGCCCGGCTCTGCGGAGCCGGCGAAGGCCGGAGCCGTGGTGCTGGACGGCATCACCAAGCACTACGGCGAGCAGCTCGCCGTCGACGACCTGTCGCTCACGATCGAGCCCGGCGAGTTCATCTCGCTCCTCGGACCGTCCGGCTGCGGCAAGACGACGACGCTGCGGATGATCGCCGGCTTCGAGCATCCCGACGCGGGAGACATCTTCATCTCGGGCCGCAGCGTCCTGGGCAGCCCGCCCTTCAAGCGCGACGTCAACACGGTCTTCCAGGCGTACGCGCTGTTCCCGCACATGTCCGTCGCGGAGAACATCGCCTACGGCATGCAGCAGCGCCGCACCCCGAAGTCGGAGGTGCGCGAGCGCGTGACCGCCGCCCTCGACCTCGTGCAGATGCGACGGTTCGCCGATCGCAAGCCCACCCAGCTCTCCGGCGGACAGCAGCAGCGCATCGCGCTCGCCCGCGCCCTCGTCAATCGCCCGTCGGTGCTCCTCCTCGACGAGCCGCTGGGCGCGCTCGACCGCCAGCTCCGCGAGGAGATGCAGCTCGAGCTGAAGCTCCTGCAGTCGCGCCTGGGCATCACGTTCGTCTTCGTCACGCACGACCAGGGCGAGGCGCTCTCGATGAGCGACCGGATCGCGATCATGCGCGAGGGGCGCATCGAACAGCTCGCGGATGCCGACACCGTCTACGCCCGCCCCTCTTCCGCGTACGTGGCCGCCTTCGTGGGTCAGCAGAACTTCTTCCGCGGGACGCTCACCGGCGGCGACGCCGTGGCATCCCCGCACGTCGTCGTCCGTTCCGCGACACCGCTCGCCGGCAGCGGCAACGCGGAGGCGGCCGTCCGCCCCGAGAACGTGCGCGTCGCGGCGGCGCCCGCAGACGCCGGTGCCGCCACCGACACGAACAGCGTCCGCGGCGAACTGATCGGCGTCTCGCACCTCGGCGAGACGATGCAGTATCTCGTGCGGCTCGGTGAGGACCAGAGCCTCATCGCACGCCGTCCCACGCCGGATGCGCCGAACCTGCGCGTGGGCGACGCCGTGGTCTGCACGTGGTCGCCCGAGCACGTGCTGCTCTTCCCGGCCGACGACGCGGCCACTGACGGCGGCTACATCGCGCCGCCGACCGAATAG
- a CDS encoding extracellular solute-binding protein: MTESRTPLRILAHESAVPRIAAELSRRRFLSLAALAGGSALLAACAPGGTSTSPTSQASGGALENSLSVYTWGDYDSPDVVANFTSELGPKVTLDSYSSNEELIAKLIAAKGTSGFDIVVPTGVFIPQMIENGLLTKFNKDLLPNLSNMDPSALGRAWDPNNEYSVCKAWGTTGFVYDKTVITRELSTWADFFDAAKNEASGKTSMSDDPAGIIGAYFWANDLDWNTQDAEQLEACRKFLVEEIAPHIAAFDSYPGTNAIPQGTQVLMQAWNGDARLGLLESPDPDRWQWVLPGPVTELWMDNWAIATGAPNPEAAHAFINFSMTPENLSLNLDYIGYNVGGKDMQAAAEESGMELTDLIFFSEEQLNAMHEQELNDSQTVRVEIWNEMKAAAGA; the protein is encoded by the coding sequence ATGACCGAGTCCCGCACCCCGCTGCGCATCCTGGCCCACGAGAGCGCCGTCCCGAGGATCGCCGCCGAACTGTCCCGCCGGCGGTTCCTCTCCCTCGCCGCGCTCGCGGGAGGCAGCGCCCTCCTGGCCGCGTGCGCCCCCGGTGGCACGAGCACGAGCCCCACTTCGCAGGCCTCCGGCGGCGCGCTGGAGAACTCGCTGTCGGTCTACACGTGGGGTGACTACGACTCCCCCGACGTCGTCGCGAACTTCACGTCGGAACTCGGTCCGAAGGTGACCCTGGACTCCTACAGCTCCAACGAGGAGCTCATCGCGAAGCTCATCGCCGCCAAGGGCACCTCCGGCTTCGACATCGTCGTGCCGACGGGCGTGTTCATCCCGCAGATGATCGAGAACGGCCTGCTGACGAAGTTCAACAAGGACCTCCTCCCCAACCTCTCGAACATGGACCCGAGCGCGCTGGGTCGCGCGTGGGACCCGAACAACGAGTACTCCGTGTGCAAGGCGTGGGGCACGACCGGGTTCGTCTACGACAAGACCGTCATCACTCGGGAGCTGTCGACGTGGGCCGACTTCTTCGACGCGGCCAAGAACGAGGCAAGCGGCAAGACGAGCATGTCCGACGACCCCGCCGGCATCATCGGCGCGTACTTCTGGGCCAACGACCTCGACTGGAACACGCAGGATGCCGAGCAGCTGGAGGCGTGCCGGAAGTTCCTCGTGGAGGAGATCGCCCCCCACATCGCCGCGTTCGACTCCTACCCCGGCACCAACGCCATCCCGCAGGGCACGCAGGTGCTCATGCAGGCGTGGAACGGCGACGCACGCCTCGGCCTGCTCGAGTCGCCCGACCCCGACCGCTGGCAGTGGGTGCTCCCGGGGCCGGTAACCGAACTGTGGATGGACAACTGGGCCATCGCGACCGGAGCCCCGAACCCCGAAGCCGCCCACGCCTTCATCAACTTCTCGATGACCCCCGAGAACCTCTCGCTGAACCTCGACTACATCGGCTACAACGTCGGCGGCAAGGACATGCAGGCGGCCGCGGAGGAGTCCGGCATGGAGTTGACGGACCTCATCTTCTTCTCGGAGGAGCAGCTGAACGCGATGCACGAGCAGGAGCTCAACGACTCCCAGACGGTGCGCGTCGAGATCTGGAACGAGATGAAGGCCGCCGCGGGTGCCTGA
- a CDS encoding sulfurtransferase: protein MSSPLVAAARLHAELESAAPPRLLDVRWRLNEPEGRPAYLEGHLPGAVYVDLERELARPGRPEEGRYPLPERAELESSARRWGLQPGERVVAYDDNDGVAAARAWWLLRGYGVDIRVLDGGFRTWLAAGYDLVRGDHAPPPGSVRLPASTLAVATIQDAAVAPREGVLLDVRAPQHYRGQVAGLDPGAGHIPGAVNVPTVSHIAPDGRLHAPERLRAALAGHGIRPGVSVVLYCNNGIASAHSALALAVAGIDARVYPGAWSQWTRSPGRPIARGATPAEVISAV, encoded by the coding sequence ATGTCGTCCCCGCTCGTCGCCGCCGCACGGCTGCACGCCGAACTGGAGAGCGCCGCCCCGCCGCGTCTCCTCGACGTGCGCTGGCGCCTCAACGAGCCCGAGGGGCGGCCCGCGTACCTGGAGGGGCACCTTCCCGGGGCGGTGTACGTCGACCTGGAGCGGGAACTGGCTCGTCCGGGCCGGCCGGAGGAGGGCAGGTACCCGCTTCCGGAACGCGCCGAACTGGAGTCGTCGGCGCGGCGCTGGGGGCTGCAGCCGGGCGAGCGGGTGGTCGCCTACGACGACAACGACGGTGTTGCCGCGGCTCGAGCGTGGTGGCTCCTGCGCGGGTACGGCGTCGACATCCGCGTGTTGGACGGGGGCTTCCGGACGTGGCTCGCCGCCGGCTACGACCTTGTGCGCGGCGACCATGCCCCGCCCCCGGGGAGCGTGCGACTCCCCGCCTCGACGCTCGCGGTCGCGACGATCCAGGATGCCGCGGTGGCTCCGCGCGAGGGTGTCCTCCTGGACGTCCGTGCGCCGCAGCACTATCGCGGTCAGGTCGCAGGTCTCGACCCCGGCGCGGGGCACATCCCCGGCGCCGTCAACGTTCCGACGGTGTCGCACATCGCACCCGATGGGCGGCTGCACGCCCCGGAGCGGCTGCGTGCCGCGCTCGCCGGACACGGCATCCGTCCGGGCGTGAGCGTCGTGCTGTACTGCAACAACGGGATCGCTTCGGCGCATTCGGCGCTCGCCCTTGCGGTCGCCGGTATCGACGCGCGCGTCTACCCGGGCGCGTGGAGCCAGTGGACCCGGTCGCCCGGTCGGCCGATCGCCCGCGGCGCGACCCCTGCCGAGGTCATCTCCGCGGTGTGA
- a CDS encoding amidohydrolase — protein MHADLVFTGGPVFTADTVRSRASAVAVSGGRIVAVGGDGIRDLIGPRTEVVDLAGRLLVPGFQDAHVHPVSGGLELLRCDLGEGSTADEYLATIAAYAAAHPPTGQDDGSEWILGGGWAMSAFPGGTPTASAMDRVLPDRPAFLPNRDGHGAWVNSEALRRAGIDRHTPDPADGRIERDADGNPTGTLHEGAMSLVNRLIADPTPEFLRDALVAGQRYLHSYGITAWQDAIIGDYSDLVDQGETYRQAAIDGTLTGRVVGALWWDRTKGLEQIPSLVERRERFSHGRFQATSVKVMQDGVAENFTAAMLEPYHDGHGHFTDNSGISFVTPEILNEAVPQLDALGFQVHFHAIGDRAVRECLDAVEHAIARNGRGDGRHHIAHIQVVHPDDVPRFRALGVAANMQSLWATLEPQMVDLTLPFLGAPRDAWQYPFGDLLRAGAVLAAGSDWSVSSPNPLAAIHTAVNRQAAPGYEEGDYEPFLPEQAIDLATSLTAYTAGSAWVNHLDEATGTIEVGKYADLAVLDRDPFAGPADQIGATRVLQTFVDGARVYAAADA, from the coding sequence ATGCACGCCGATCTCGTCTTCACGGGTGGGCCGGTCTTCACCGCCGACACGGTGCGCTCCCGCGCGTCGGCGGTCGCGGTCTCCGGCGGAAGGATCGTCGCCGTCGGCGGCGACGGCATCCGCGACCTCATCGGACCGCGCACCGAGGTCGTCGATCTCGCCGGACGCCTGCTCGTCCCCGGATTCCAGGACGCGCACGTGCACCCCGTCTCGGGAGGGCTCGAGCTGCTGCGCTGCGACCTGGGCGAGGGCTCCACGGCCGACGAGTACCTGGCGACGATCGCGGCCTACGCCGCCGCGCACCCGCCGACGGGGCAGGACGACGGCTCCGAGTGGATCCTCGGCGGGGGCTGGGCGATGTCGGCCTTCCCGGGCGGCACGCCGACGGCATCCGCGATGGATCGCGTCTTGCCCGACCGGCCCGCCTTCCTCCCCAACCGCGACGGCCACGGCGCGTGGGTCAACTCCGAGGCGCTGCGGCGCGCGGGCATCGACCGGCACACGCCCGACCCCGCGGACGGACGCATCGAACGGGATGCCGACGGCAACCCGACCGGCACGCTCCACGAGGGCGCGATGTCACTCGTCAACCGGCTCATCGCCGACCCGACGCCCGAGTTCCTGCGCGATGCGCTCGTCGCGGGCCAGCGCTACCTGCACTCCTACGGCATCACCGCCTGGCAGGACGCCATCATCGGCGACTACAGCGACCTCGTCGACCAGGGCGAGACGTACCGCCAGGCCGCGATCGACGGCACGCTGACCGGCCGCGTCGTGGGAGCCCTGTGGTGGGACCGCACGAAGGGACTCGAACAGATCCCGTCGCTCGTGGAGCGCCGCGAGCGCTTCAGCCACGGCCGCTTCCAGGCGACCAGCGTCAAGGTCATGCAGGACGGCGTCGCCGAGAACTTCACCGCCGCGATGCTCGAGCCGTACCACGACGGCCACGGGCACTTCACTGACAACTCGGGCATCTCGTTCGTCACTCCGGAGATCCTGAACGAGGCGGTGCCGCAGCTCGACGCCCTCGGTTTCCAGGTGCACTTCCATGCGATCGGCGACCGGGCCGTGCGCGAATGCCTGGATGCCGTCGAGCACGCGATCGCCCGCAACGGCCGCGGCGACGGCCGCCACCACATCGCGCACATCCAAGTGGTGCACCCCGACGACGTGCCCCGGTTCCGTGCGCTCGGCGTCGCGGCGAACATGCAGTCGCTGTGGGCGACGCTGGAGCCCCAGATGGTCGATCTGACGCTGCCGTTCCTCGGGGCGCCCCGCGACGCCTGGCAGTACCCGTTCGGCGACCTGCTGCGCGCGGGCGCCGTGCTCGCGGCGGGCAGCGACTGGTCGGTCTCTTCGCCCAACCCGCTCGCGGCCATCCACACCGCCGTGAACCGACAGGCGGCCCCGGGCTACGAGGAGGGGGACTACGAGCCGTTCCTCCCGGAGCAGGCGATCGACCTCGCCACGTCGCTCACCGCGTACACCGCCGGGTCGGCGTGGGTGAATCACCTCGACGAGGCGACCGGGACGATCGAGGTGGGCAAGTACGCCGACCTCGCCGTGCTCGATCGCGACCCGTTCGCGGGCCCTGCCGATCAGATCGGCGCGACCCGCGTGCTCCAGACCTTCGTCGACGGGGCGCGTGTGTACGCCGCCGCCGACGCCTGA
- a CDS encoding flavin reductase family protein — protein sequence MTSSPAARFDAPDHRFASSLSADEFKALFRGHPGGVAVITADAGDGPVALTATSVSSVSADPPLLIFSISTLSSASDVLSRAETIVVHLLDAHDLDVARLGATSGVDRFADSDRWSRLVTGEPVYHDVRAWVRCAVIGRMDAGSSTVIAAHALQSQVARDVTPGEPGDALVYHNRTWHRLGEHSRIES from the coding sequence GTGACCTCCTCGCCCGCCGCACGCTTCGACGCCCCCGACCACCGCTTCGCGTCGTCGCTGTCCGCCGACGAGTTCAAAGCGCTCTTCCGGGGACACCCCGGCGGCGTCGCCGTCATCACCGCCGACGCGGGCGACGGCCCCGTCGCCCTCACGGCGACCTCCGTCTCGTCGGTCAGCGCCGACCCGCCGCTGCTGATCTTCTCCATCTCGACGCTCTCGTCGGCATCCGACGTGCTCTCCCGCGCAGAGACGATCGTCGTCCACCTCCTCGACGCGCACGACCTCGACGTCGCACGCCTGGGAGCCACGAGCGGGGTGGACCGCTTCGCCGACAGCGACCGGTGGTCACGGCTCGTCACCGGCGAACCCGTCTACCACGACGTCCGAGCATGGGTGCGCTGCGCTGTCATCGGCCGCATGGATGCCGGATCCTCCACCGTCATCGCCGCCCACGCGCTCCAGTCGCAGGTCGCGCGCGACGTCACGCCCGGCGAGCCCGGCGACGCCCTGGTGTACCACAACCGCACGTGGCACCGCCTCGGCGAGCACTCCCGCATCGAGTCCTGA
- a CDS encoding ABC transporter permease — protein sequence MLGSGKRSHRSWTDVALNVWGVLVILFLFAPIIVIVIYSFNTGRLLVSFDGFGLDAFRTILDKPAVQNAVRVSLITALISAIIATTLGTLAGIAMARHPGRWVWWFLGLLLLVSVTPEIVDAVALLPWFVTLGQDWGMPIFNDGIVRLSIGSSLFATAVVSYLVRARLVGQEANLEEASSDLYAVPFTTFRRVTLALAMPAVLAGFLLAFTLSLDNTIVAAFVQVSGTTPWPVYVLSAVRSGLRPEVAAVSTIMLLLTLVALAFVALVLRRAGDSATDIARTMGGA from the coding sequence ATGCTGGGCAGCGGCAAGCGCTCCCACCGCTCGTGGACCGATGTCGCCCTCAACGTCTGGGGCGTCCTCGTCATCCTGTTCCTCTTCGCGCCGATCATCGTGATCGTCATCTACTCGTTCAACACAGGGCGCCTCCTCGTGTCGTTCGACGGGTTCGGACTCGACGCGTTCCGCACGATCCTCGACAAACCCGCCGTGCAGAACGCCGTGCGCGTCTCGCTCATCACCGCGCTCATCTCCGCGATCATCGCGACGACCCTCGGCACCCTCGCCGGCATCGCGATGGCGCGGCATCCCGGTCGGTGGGTCTGGTGGTTCCTCGGACTGCTCCTGCTCGTCTCGGTGACCCCGGAGATCGTGGATGCCGTCGCCCTCCTCCCCTGGTTCGTCACGCTCGGCCAGGACTGGGGAATGCCGATCTTCAACGACGGCATCGTGCGCCTCTCGATCGGCAGCTCGCTGTTCGCGACGGCTGTTGTGTCGTACCTCGTCCGCGCCCGGCTCGTCGGGCAGGAGGCGAACCTCGAGGAGGCCTCGAGCGACCTCTACGCCGTCCCGTTCACGACGTTCCGGCGCGTGACGCTCGCCCTCGCGATGCCCGCGGTCCTCGCCGGATTCCTCCTCGCGTTCACCCTGAGCCTCGACAACACGATCGTGGCCGCGTTCGTGCAGGTCTCCGGCACCACCCCGTGGCCGGTGTACGTGCTGTCCGCCGTGCGATCGGGGCTGCGTCCCGAGGTCGCGGCCGTCTCCACGATCATGCTGCTGCTGACCCTCGTCGCCCTCGCGTTCGTAGCGCTCGTGCTGCGGCGCGCCGGCGACTCCGCGACCGACATCGCCCGGACGATGGGCGGCGCCTGA
- a CDS encoding ATP-dependent DNA ligase, with protein sequence MGKFIYEGSVTVDFDDRVLAHVQIVIGQKLRRGEAFHFTWREDPSLGDGRTSVWLHPSASLVYKYFGSRQPSLNRAWLEALTYTANSTGGLHIVPEPPESSASEPTVD encoded by the coding sequence TTGGGGAAGTTCATCTACGAGGGCTCGGTGACCGTCGACTTCGACGATCGCGTCCTCGCTCACGTCCAGATCGTCATCGGACAGAAGCTCCGGCGCGGCGAGGCGTTCCACTTCACCTGGCGTGAAGACCCGAGCCTCGGCGACGGCCGTACGTCGGTGTGGCTGCACCCCTCGGCATCCCTTGTCTACAAGTACTTCGGAAGCCGTCAGCCGAGCCTCAACCGTGCCTGGCTCGAGGCGCTCACCTATACGGCGAACTCGACGGGCGGCCTCCACATCGTGCCGGAGCCGCCGGAGTCCAGCGCCTCCGAGCCGACCGTCGACTAG
- a CDS encoding GTP pyrophosphokinase family protein, protein MEATPQPLSVLTEEGVATFSPDELRAMRDEFQRFLLGYQFGLREVETKIGILRDEFQLTHDYNPIEHVSSRVKSADSLIEKVVRKGIEPTFPSISAGITDIAGVRVTTSFAKDAYRLFDLLTAQDDITLREVKDYIAQPKDNGYQSLHAIVEVPVFLSSGRIDVVVEVQFRTIAMDFWASLEHKIYYKYAGAVPDGLLAELKDAAQTAAELDARMERLHGELHGPRPGRIVAA, encoded by the coding sequence ATGGAAGCGACGCCGCAGCCCCTCTCCGTCCTCACCGAGGAGGGCGTCGCGACCTTCTCACCCGACGAGCTCCGCGCGATGCGCGACGAGTTCCAGCGGTTCCTCCTGGGCTATCAGTTCGGTCTCCGTGAGGTCGAGACCAAGATCGGCATCCTTCGCGACGAGTTCCAGCTCACGCACGACTACAACCCGATCGAGCACGTGTCGAGCCGCGTCAAGTCGGCCGACAGCCTGATCGAGAAGGTCGTGCGCAAGGGAATCGAACCGACGTTCCCGTCGATCAGCGCGGGCATCACCGATATCGCCGGCGTGCGGGTCACGACCAGCTTCGCGAAAGACGCCTACCGACTCTTCGACCTGCTCACCGCTCAGGACGACATCACGCTGCGCGAAGTGAAGGACTACATCGCGCAGCCGAAGGACAACGGCTACCAGAGCCTCCACGCGATCGTCGAGGTGCCCGTGTTCCTGTCGAGTGGACGCATCGACGTCGTCGTGGAAGTGCAGTTCCGCACCATCGCGATGGACTTCTGGGCGAGCCTCGAGCACAAGATCTACTACAAGTACGCCGGTGCCGTCCCCGACGGGCTGCTCGCCGAACTCAAGGATGCCGCGCAGACCGCCGCCGAACTCGACGCGCGGATGGAGCGGCTCCACGGCGAACTCCACGGCCCCCGGCCGGGCCGCATCGTCGCGGCCTGA
- a CDS encoding ABC transporter permease, protein MPDRSAPPAARRSLGGLLAVPAWVWLAIFFVAPVGMVIWFSFGYKPGIFGTHANDILSLDRYAEALSPTFFTTFVNTLWVGLLGTALCFLIGAPVAYWMAFKVRPERRGLLIALVLIPFWTNFLIRTIGWQVILAPEGWLSQGLQTLGLLNGPLDLLYTRTAVLIGVVYNYLPLMILPLFVAFDRVGPAVREASKDLGAGKVTTFFRVTLPLSRPGVVAGVLLVFIPLMGDYITATVLGGAKGNMVGQLVASQFQTAQNWALGSAMAVVLMLVIALTIAAAAALLWLVSLPFRTRNRLVLGEEAAR, encoded by the coding sequence GTGCCTGATCGCTCCGCCCCGCCCGCGGCCCGCCGGTCGCTGGGCGGTCTGCTCGCGGTGCCCGCCTGGGTGTGGCTGGCGATCTTCTTCGTCGCCCCCGTGGGGATGGTGATCTGGTTCAGCTTCGGCTACAAGCCCGGCATCTTCGGTACGCACGCCAACGACATCCTCTCCCTCGACCGCTACGCCGAAGCCCTCTCGCCCACGTTCTTCACGACGTTCGTGAACACGCTGTGGGTGGGCCTGCTCGGCACGGCCCTCTGCTTCCTCATCGGCGCGCCCGTCGCGTACTGGATGGCCTTCAAGGTGCGCCCCGAGCGCCGCGGGCTGCTGATCGCCCTCGTCCTGATCCCGTTCTGGACGAACTTCCTCATCCGCACGATCGGCTGGCAGGTGATCCTCGCACCGGAGGGCTGGCTGTCGCAGGGGCTGCAGACCCTGGGCCTCCTGAACGGCCCGCTCGACCTGCTGTACACGCGCACGGCCGTGCTGATCGGCGTCGTGTACAACTACCTGCCCCTCATGATCCTCCCGCTGTTCGTTGCGTTCGACCGGGTGGGCCCCGCCGTGCGGGAGGCCTCGAAAGACCTCGGAGCCGGAAAGGTGACGACGTTCTTCCGCGTGACCCTCCCCCTGTCGCGGCCCGGTGTCGTGGCGGGCGTGCTCCTCGTGTTCATCCCCCTCATGGGCGACTACATCACCGCGACAGTGCTCGGCGGGGCGAAGGGCAACATGGTCGGACAGCTCGTGGCCAGCCAGTTCCAGACCGCGCAGAACTGGGCGCTGGGATCGGCGATGGCCGTCGTGCTCATGCTGGTGATCGCCCTGACGATCGCCGCAGCCGCCGCACTCCTGTGGCTCGTCTCGCTCCCCTTCCGCACCCGCAATCGCCTCGTGCTGGGAGAGGAGGCTGCGCGATGA